The following are from one region of the Yoonia sp. R2331 genome:
- a CDS encoding ABC transporter substrate-binding protein — translation MKLTTKLLSATAICAAGSVGAVELEVMHWWTSGGEAAAVGEFAKAFNEKTDHTWIDGAIAGGGSTARPVMISRITGGDPMGAFQFNHGRQAEELIEAGLLLDLTDVAEAEGWKDIVNPTSLLDSCTVDGRIYCAPVNIHSWQWIWLSHQAYADAGVDVPSNWDEFVASAPALEAAGKIPLAMGQQPWQSSGAFGVMAVAIAGVDAWTQVTVEKNADAVMGPEYTKVFQAAADARAFAANSNVQDWNQATNLVITGQAGGQIMGDWAQGEFQVAGQVAGEDYTCLPGLGVNEVISTGGDAFYFPVNDDAEITAAQKELAALLLSPEVQVSFNLAKGSLPIRGDVDLAAANDCMKKGLEILASGNILPDGNQTLSADTQTQLSDLMVEFWNDPSITAADAQQRYADIIADAD, via the coding sequence GTGAAACTCACAACAAAACTACTGTCCGCAACAGCAATCTGTGCAGCCGGAAGCGTCGGAGCCGTCGAGCTGGAGGTCATGCATTGGTGGACATCCGGTGGCGAAGCCGCTGCTGTCGGCGAATTCGCCAAAGCGTTCAACGAAAAGACCGATCACACATGGATTGATGGCGCGATTGCAGGCGGTGGTAGCACTGCACGTCCCGTGATGATCAGCCGGATCACCGGTGGTGACCCGATGGGTGCATTCCAGTTTAACCATGGCCGTCAGGCCGAAGAACTGATCGAAGCAGGCCTGCTGCTTGATCTCACCGATGTTGCCGAAGCCGAAGGCTGGAAAGACATCGTGAACCCCACGTCGCTTTTGGATAGCTGCACCGTGGACGGTCGCATCTATTGCGCACCTGTCAACATCCACTCTTGGCAGTGGATTTGGCTCAGCCATCAGGCCTATGCCGATGCTGGCGTTGATGTTCCAAGCAACTGGGACGAATTCGTGGCCTCCGCCCCCGCGCTTGAAGCGGCTGGCAAGATCCCCCTCGCAATGGGTCAGCAGCCTTGGCAGTCTTCCGGCGCATTCGGCGTGATGGCCGTTGCCATTGCTGGCGTTGACGCATGGACTCAGGTCACCGTCGAAAAGAACGCAGACGCCGTCATGGGCCCGGAATACACCAAGGTTTTCCAGGCTGCCGCTGATGCGCGTGCATTCGCTGCAAATTCCAACGTGCAGGACTGGAACCAGGCGACCAACCTCGTGATCACCGGTCAGGCCGGTGGGCAAATCATGGGTGACTGGGCGCAAGGCGAATTCCAGGTGGCCGGTCAGGTCGCTGGTGAAGATTACACCTGTCTGCCCGGTCTGGGCGTGAACGAAGTGATCTCGACCGGTGGTGATGCGTTCTACTTCCCTGTCAATGACGATGCAGAGATCACTGCGGCCCAAAAAGAGCTTGCAGCCCTTTTGCTCAGCCCCGAAGTGCAGGTGAGCTTCAACCTCGCCAAAGGCTCGTTGCCGATCCGTGGCGATGTGGACCTGGCAGCGGCAAACGACTGCATGAAGAAGGGTTTGGAAATCCTCGCATCTGGCAACATCCTGCCCGATGGCAACCAAACCTTGTCAGCGGATACGCAGACCCAGTTGTCTGACCTGATGGTCGAATTCTGGAATGATCCGTCGATCACGGCCGCGGACGCACAGCAGCGCTATGCGGACATCATCGCGGACGCCGACTAA
- the rpiB gene encoding ribose 5-phosphate isomerase B, with the protein MTQSTTIVLSSDHGAVDLRQAIAAHLTAQGHTVRDIGPVTTESTDYPAHGQAAADIVAAGEADLGIILCGTGQGIMMAANKVPGIRCGVCMDTFSAKMIRAHNDANMLALGARVIGESLAVEIVDAFMSTPFEGGRHAKRVDMIKALES; encoded by the coding sequence ATGACACAGAGCACTACAATCGTCCTGTCCAGCGACCACGGCGCGGTGGATTTGCGGCAGGCCATCGCCGCACATCTGACCGCACAGGGCCACACCGTCCGCGACATTGGCCCGGTCACAACCGAAAGCACCGACTACCCCGCGCATGGGCAGGCGGCTGCGGACATCGTCGCGGCAGGAGAGGCTGATCTAGGCATCATCCTGTGTGGCACCGGTCAGGGCATCATGATGGCTGCCAACAAGGTGCCGGGCATTCGCTGCGGCGTCTGCATGGATACCTTTTCAGCCAAGATGATCCGCGCCCACAACGATGCCAATATGCTGGCCTTGGGCGCGCGGGTCATTGGCGAAAGCCTCGCGGTCGAGATCGTGGATGCCTTCATGTCCACCCCGTTTGAGGGCGGACGTCATGCCAAGCGCGTGGATATGATCAAGGCGCTGGAATCCTAA
- the gcvP gene encoding aminomethyl-transferring glycine dehydrogenase, producing the protein MTFKPTDYLPYDFANRRHIGPSPAEMDEMLQVVGADDLATLIDDTLPPGIRQKDPLDFGKPKSERELLHHMRVTASKNKVLTSLIGQGYHGTITPPAIQRNILENPAWYTAYTPYQPEISQGRLEALLNFQTMVSDLTGLEIANASLLDEATACAEAMTMAQRVAKSKANAFFVDENCHPQNIAVIQTRAAPLGIEVIVGSPDDMDASSVFGAIFQYPGTYGHLRDFTDQIAALHDAKAIGIISADPLSLTLLKEPGAMGADIAVGTTQRFGVPVGYGGPHAAYMATKQQYARNMPGRIVGVSVDSHGNRAYRLSLQTREQHIRREKATSNVCTAQALLAVMAGFYAVFHGPEGLKAIAQRIHRKTVRLARGLEEAGFKVEPDAFFDTITVDVGLLQRGVMQAAVNEGVNLRRVGKTKVGITLDEYCRPATIKKVWRAFGITERDTDLTAEYRMPDALVRQSAYLTHPVFHMNRAETEMMRYMRRLADRDLALDRAMIPLGSCTMKLNSAAEMMPVSWRDFSLLHPYCPKDQAAGYQEMIDDLSAKLCDITGYAAISMQPNSGAQGEYAGLLTIAAYHRANGQGHRNVCLIPMSAHGTNPASAQMVGWKVVAVKSATNGDIDLDDFRAKAEQHADNLAGCMITYPSTHGVFEETVTEVCQITHDHGGQVYIDGANMNAMVGLSRPGDLGGDVSHLNLHKTFCIPHGGGGPGMGPIGVKDHLVPHLPGDPNGGEGAVSAAAFGSPSLLPISWAYCLMMGGEGLTQATRVAILNANYIAARLAGAYDVLYKGPTGRVAHECIIDTRPFAEHGVTVDDIAKRLIDCGFHAPTMSWPVAGTLMIEPTESETKAELDRFCDAMLAIRAEIDAVASGSVDYAASPLHNAPHTMEDLVRDWDRPYSREQGCFPPGAFRVDKYWPPVNRVDNVFGDRNLVCICPPMEDYAEAAE; encoded by the coding sequence ATGACCTTCAAGCCGACAGATTATCTGCCCTATGATTTTGCCAACCGCCGCCATATTGGCCCCTCGCCCGCTGAAATGGACGAGATGCTGCAGGTCGTCGGCGCGGATGATCTGGCGACCTTGATTGACGACACCCTGCCCCCCGGCATCCGCCAGAAAGACCCGCTGGATTTCGGCAAGCCCAAGTCCGAACGCGAGCTGTTGCACCACATGCGGGTGACGGCATCGAAGAACAAGGTGCTGACCAGCCTGATCGGCCAAGGCTATCACGGCACGATTACCCCCCCCGCGATCCAGCGCAACATCCTTGAAAACCCCGCGTGGTATACCGCCTATACCCCTTACCAACCCGAGATTTCGCAGGGCCGACTTGAGGCACTGTTGAACTTTCAGACGATGGTCAGCGACCTAACCGGGCTTGAGATTGCCAATGCATCGCTGCTGGATGAGGCAACGGCCTGCGCCGAAGCGATGACCATGGCGCAGCGGGTGGCCAAGTCCAAAGCCAATGCGTTCTTTGTTGATGAAAACTGCCATCCCCAGAACATCGCAGTGATCCAGACCCGTGCCGCCCCCTTGGGGATCGAGGTGATCGTCGGCAGCCCCGATGACATGGACGCATCGTCGGTTTTTGGCGCGATCTTCCAATACCCCGGCACTTATGGGCACTTGCGCGATTTCACCGACCAAATCGCAGCCCTGCATGATGCCAAGGCGATCGGCATTATCTCTGCCGATCCGCTGTCACTGACCCTGCTGAAAGAACCGGGTGCGATGGGGGCTGACATCGCCGTGGGCACCACCCAGCGTTTTGGTGTGCCGGTTGGCTATGGCGGCCCACATGCCGCCTATATGGCGACCAAACAGCAATACGCACGCAACATGCCGGGCCGGATCGTGGGTGTCAGTGTCGACAGCCACGGCAACCGCGCCTACCGGTTGTCGCTGCAAACGCGCGAGCAGCACATTCGCCGCGAAAAGGCGACATCGAACGTTTGCACGGCCCAAGCCCTGCTGGCTGTGATGGCCGGGTTTTATGCAGTGTTCCACGGGCCAGAGGGCCTTAAGGCCATTGCCCAGCGCATCCACCGCAAAACCGTCCGGCTGGCGCGCGGGCTGGAAGAGGCCGGGTTCAAGGTTGAGCCTGACGCCTTCTTTGACACCATCACCGTCGACGTGGGCCTGTTGCAGCGCGGCGTGATGCAGGCGGCGGTGAACGAAGGCGTGAACCTGCGCCGCGTGGGCAAGACAAAGGTCGGGATCACGCTCGATGAATATTGCCGCCCCGCCACGATCAAAAAAGTCTGGCGCGCCTTTGGCATTACGGAACGCGACACAGACCTGACCGCGGAATACCGGATGCCCGATGCGCTGGTGCGGCAGTCGGCCTATTTGACTCACCCGGTCTTTCACATGAACCGGGCCGAGACCGAGATGATGCGCTATATGCGCCGTCTCGCAGATCGTGATCTGGCGCTGGATCGTGCAATGATCCCGCTTGGGTCCTGCACGATGAAGCTCAATTCAGCGGCAGAGATGATGCCGGTCAGCTGGCGCGACTTTTCGCTGCTGCATCCCTATTGCCCGAAAGATCAGGCAGCGGGCTATCAAGAGATGATCGACGATCTGTCGGCCAAGCTGTGTGACATCACCGGTTATGCGGCAATTTCGATGCAGCCCAATTCCGGCGCGCAGGGCGAATACGCAGGCCTGCTGACGATTGCGGCCTACCACCGCGCCAATGGTCAGGGGCATCGCAACGTCTGCCTGATCCCGATGTCTGCGCATGGCACCAACCCGGCCAGCGCGCAGATGGTCGGCTGGAAAGTCGTGGCGGTCAAATCGGCCACGAACGGCGATATTGATCTGGACGATTTCCGCGCCAAGGCGGAACAGCACGCCGACAACCTAGCAGGATGCATGATTACCTATCCCAGCACTCACGGCGTGTTTGAGGAAACCGTGACCGAGGTTTGTCAAATCACCCATGACCACGGCGGGCAGGTCTATATCGACGGGGCCAACATGAACGCGATGGTGGGCCTGTCGCGCCCAGGCGATCTGGGCGGTGACGTCAGCCACCTGAACCTGCACAAGACGTTTTGCATCCCGCATGGCGGTGGTGGCCCCGGCATGGGGCCGATTGGGGTCAAGGACCACCTTGTCCCGCATCTGCCGGGCGATCCCAACGGTGGTGAGGGCGCGGTCTCTGCCGCCGCCTTCGGATCGCCCTCGCTTTTGCCGATCTCCTGGGCCTATTGCCTGATGATGGGCGGCGAGGGTCTGACCCAAGCGACGCGCGTGGCGATCCTGAACGCCAATTACATCGCAGCGCGGCTCGCAGGGGCTTATGACGTGCTTTACAAGGGGCCAACGGGCCGGGTGGCGCATGAATGTATTATCGACACGCGCCCCTTTGCCGAACATGGGGTCACGGTCGATGACATCGCCAAACGGCTGATCGACTGCGGCTTTCACGCGCCCACGATGTCATGGCCCGTCGCTGGTACGCTGATGATCGAACCCACGGAATCCGAAACCAAAGCTGAGCTTGACCGATTCTGCGATGCGATGCTGGCGATCCGGGCAGAGATTGACGCGGTGGCAAGCGGCTCTGTCGACTATGCGGCCAGCCCACTGCACAACGCACCGCACACGATGGAAGACCTCGTGCGCGACTGGGACCGGCCCTATAGCCGCGAACAGGGCTGTTTCCCGCCGGGCGCGTTCCGCGTGGACAAATACTGGCCGCCGGTCAACCGGGTCGACAACGTGTTTGGCGATCGCAATCTGGTCTGCATCTGCCCCCCGATGGAGGATTACGCAGAGGCCGCTGAGTAG
- a CDS encoding carbohydrate ABC transporter permease yields the protein MSAKIASLPMVFTALVIFIGCTVWTIYHSFTRSRLLPAPDKWVGLDNYERLWGENRWLISIENLAIYGACSLILSLVIGFILAALLDRKIRFENTIRTIILYPFALSFVVTGLVWQWILNPSLGLQNVVREWGWTSFAFDPLNNAEIVIYGILIAGIWQGSGFVMVLLLAGMRGIDEDIWKASRVEGIPTWKTYLFIVIPMMRPVFVTALVIIAAGIIKVYDLVVAQTSGGPGISSEVPAKYVIEKMFLAQNLGLGFAASTMMLLSVLVVLIPWAYLEFGGKKNG from the coding sequence ATGTCGGCCAAGATTGCGTCGCTTCCGATGGTCTTCACCGCGCTGGTGATCTTTATCGGTTGCACGGTCTGGACGATCTACCACTCCTTCACCCGGTCGCGGCTGCTGCCTGCGCCCGACAAATGGGTGGGGCTCGATAACTACGAAAGGCTCTGGGGCGAAAACCGCTGGCTGATTTCGATCGAGAACCTGGCCATTTACGGCGCCTGTTCGCTGATCCTGTCGCTTGTTATCGGGTTTATCCTTGCGGCCCTGCTTGATCGCAAGATCCGGTTCGAAAACACAATCCGAACGATCATCCTGTACCCCTTCGCGCTGTCGTTCGTTGTCACCGGGTTGGTGTGGCAGTGGATTCTCAATCCATCGCTTGGCTTGCAGAACGTTGTGCGCGAATGGGGCTGGACTTCTTTCGCCTTTGACCCGCTCAACAACGCCGAGATCGTGATCTACGGCATTCTCATCGCCGGTATCTGGCAAGGCTCCGGCTTTGTGATGGTGCTGTTACTTGCTGGCATGCGCGGCATTGACGAAGACATCTGGAAAGCCAGCCGGGTCGAAGGCATTCCGACCTGGAAAACCTATCTCTTTATCGTCATCCCGATGATGCGGCCCGTGTTCGTGACCGCGCTTGTGATTATCGCGGCGGGCATCATCAAGGTCTATGACCTTGTGGTCGCCCAAACCAGCGGCGGGCCGGGCATTTCGTCCGAAGTCCCCGCCAAATACGTGATCGAAAAGATGTTCCTGGCGCAGAACCTTGGTCTTGGTTTTGCGGCGTCCACCATGATGCTGCTCAGTGTTCTGGTCGTGCTGATCCCTTGGGCCTATCTCGAATTCGGAGGAAAGAAAAATGGCTGA
- the gcvT gene encoding glycine cleavage system aminomethyltransferase GcvT has translation MSDLKRTPLFDLHVGLGAKMVPFAGYEMPVQYGLGVMKEHLHCRAKAGLFDVSHMGQVKLVGADAAAAFETLVPVDVVGLAEGRQRYGFFTNDAGGIMDDLMLANRGDHIFVVVNAACKDADIAHLRAHLNGVEVIEVTDRALLALQGPAAEAVLSSLNPAVADMAFMDVATIDLNGAACWISRSGYTGEDGYEISVPAAQAAALAKELLAHDDVEAIGLGARDSLRLEGGLCLYGHDIDDQTSPVEAALTWAIQKVRRTGGDRAGGFPGADVILAQIADGTTRKRVGLRPEGRAPMREGVLLFDEADAVTPIGKITSGGFGPTVEGPVAMGYVSTGHAAQGTVVYGELRGKRLPLTVTALPFTPANFKR, from the coding sequence ATGAGTGATCTGAAACGCACGCCGCTGTTTGATCTGCATGTGGGCCTTGGGGCCAAGATGGTGCCCTTTGCGGGCTATGAGATGCCCGTGCAGTATGGGCTTGGCGTGATGAAGGAACATCTGCACTGCCGCGCAAAGGCTGGGCTGTTTGATGTCAGCCACATGGGGCAGGTCAAACTGGTCGGCGCGGATGCCGCCGCAGCCTTTGAAACGCTGGTGCCGGTTGACGTGGTGGGCCTTGCCGAAGGGCGGCAGCGCTACGGCTTTTTCACCAATGACGCGGGCGGAATCATGGATGATCTGATGCTCGCCAATCGCGGGGATCATATCTTTGTGGTCGTCAACGCCGCCTGCAAAGACGCGGACATCGCGCATTTGCGGGCGCATCTGAACGGCGTCGAGGTCATCGAAGTGACCGACCGCGCGCTTTTGGCATTGCAGGGCCCTGCGGCAGAGGCGGTGCTATCGAGCCTGAACCCTGCCGTGGCCGACATGGCATTTATGGATGTGGCAACCATTGATCTGAACGGTGCCGCATGCTGGATCTCACGCTCTGGCTATACCGGTGAGGATGGCTATGAAATTTCGGTGCCGGCAGCGCAGGCAGCGGCGCTGGCGAAAGAGCTTCTGGCACATGATGATGTTGAAGCAATTGGGTTAGGCGCGCGCGACAGTCTGCGGCTAGAAGGCGGCTTATGCCTTTATGGACACGACATTGATGACCAGACATCCCCGGTGGAGGCGGCCCTGACCTGGGCGATCCAAAAGGTGCGCCGCACAGGTGGCGACCGCGCGGGCGGCTTTCCAGGTGCCGATGTCATTCTGGCCCAGATCGCGGATGGTACCACACGCAAACGGGTCGGCCTGCGCCCCGAAGGCCGGGCGCCGATGCGCGAAGGTGTGCTTTTGTTTGATGAGGCGGACGCCGTCACCCCCATCGGCAAAATCACGTCCGGCGGTTTTGGCCCGACGGTCGAGGGACCGGTCGCGATGGGCTATGTCAGCACGGGCCATGCCGCCCAAGGCACGGTTGTCTATGGAGAGTTGCGCGGCAAACGCCTGCCGCTCACCGTCACCGCCCTGCCCTTCACCCCCGCAAATTTCAAACGTTAA
- a CDS encoding aldehyde dehydrogenase family protein: MTKSYQNYIGGDWVSGTSEVENRNPSDLSDVIGHYAQASADQLEQALDAARAAQADWAAYGIERKYNVLMSIGSEMMARAEELGTLLSREEGKPLAEGKGEVYRAGQFFTYYAAETLRQIGENADSVRDGIEVDVRREPVGVVAIISPWNFPTATASWKIAPALCYGNAVIWKPANVTPASAVALTEIIAKQDIPPGLFNLVMGAGRDVGQRLVESPKVNAISFTGSVPVGKGIATAAIQNLTKVQMEMGSKNALAVMDDADLDLAAALAAGGAFGGSGQKCTASSRLIVHAAVHDAFVEKLIAATKALKVGHALEAGTQIGPVVSEDQLQGNLGYVDLGKSEGAELVCGGTRVEMPTEGYYMTPGVFLGTTNAMRINREEMFAPLAAVIKVDSYDEALGVVNDTNFGLTSGIVTTSLARATHFRRNARTGVVTVNLPTAGTDYHVPFGGRGDSSYGPREQGKAAAEFYTTVKTAYISAGNPG, translated from the coding sequence ATGACCAAAAGCTATCAAAACTATATCGGCGGTGACTGGGTATCGGGCACGTCAGAGGTGGAAAACCGCAATCCGTCTGACCTGTCGGATGTGATCGGCCATTATGCGCAGGCCAGTGCAGACCAATTGGAACAGGCGCTGGATGCAGCGCGGGCCGCACAGGCGGATTGGGCCGCTTACGGGATCGAGCGCAAGTACAACGTGCTGATGTCCATCGGGTCCGAAATGATGGCCCGCGCCGAAGAGTTGGGCACCTTGCTCAGCCGCGAAGAGGGCAAGCCGCTGGCCGAGGGCAAGGGCGAGGTTTATCGCGCCGGGCAGTTTTTCACATATTACGCTGCCGAAACACTGCGCCAGATCGGTGAAAACGCAGATAGCGTGCGTGACGGGATCGAGGTGGACGTGCGGCGCGAACCGGTGGGCGTGGTCGCAATCATCAGCCCGTGGAATTTTCCAACGGCGACCGCATCATGGAAGATCGCGCCGGCACTTTGCTACGGCAATGCGGTGATCTGGAAACCGGCGAATGTCACGCCGGCCTCTGCCGTGGCCCTGACCGAGATCATCGCCAAACAGGACATTCCGCCGGGTCTTTTCAATCTGGTGATGGGTGCGGGCCGCGACGTGGGTCAGCGGCTGGTCGAAAGCCCCAAGGTCAACGCAATTTCCTTTACCGGGTCGGTGCCGGTGGGCAAAGGGATCGCCACGGCGGCCATTCAGAACCTGACCAAGGTGCAGATGGAAATGGGGTCCAAGAACGCCTTGGCGGTGATGGACGATGCCGATCTGGATCTGGCCGCTGCACTGGCCGCAGGCGGAGCCTTTGGCGGGTCGGGGCAGAAATGCACGGCATCCTCGCGGTTGATCGTCCACGCCGCGGTGCATGACGCCTTTGTCGAGAAACTGATCGCCGCGACAAAGGCGCTCAAGGTCGGGCATGCATTGGAAGCGGGCACACAAATCGGACCGGTGGTGTCCGAGGATCAGTTGCAGGGCAATCTGGGCTACGTTGATCTGGGCAAATCCGAAGGTGCTGAACTGGTCTGCGGCGGAACCCGGGTCGAGATGCCGACCGAAGGCTACTACATGACCCCCGGCGTGTTTCTGGGCACCACAAATGCGATGCGGATCAACCGAGAAGAGATGTTCGCGCCTCTGGCCGCCGTGATCAAGGTTGACAGCTATGACGAAGCGCTGGGCGTGGTCAATGACACCAACTTTGGCCTGACATCTGGCATTGTCACCACGTCACTGGCACGCGCCACGCATTTCCGGCGCAATGCCCGCACCGGTGTGGTGACGGTGAACCTGCCCACCGCTGGCACGGATTACCATGTCCCATTCGGCGGCCGCGGTGACAGCTCTTACGGGCCGCGCGAGCAGGGGAAGGCGGCGGCGGAGTTCTATACCACAGTCAAAACCGCATACATTTCGGCAGGAAATCCCGGCTGA
- the gcvH gene encoding glycine cleavage system protein GcvH, with translation MKFTEEHEWLRVEDDVVVVGITEHAATQLGDIVFVELPEVGTEVVVDDEAVVIESVKAASDILAPLDGEIVEVNEALADNPALVNEDPLGDGWFFKIKSDDLSKMDEYLDEAAYKALVE, from the coding sequence ATGAAATTCACCGAAGAACACGAATGGCTGCGCGTCGAAGATGACGTTGTGGTCGTGGGCATCACCGAACATGCCGCCACGCAACTGGGCGACATCGTCTTTGTCGAACTGCCAGAGGTCGGGACCGAAGTCGTCGTCGATGACGAGGCGGTGGTGATTGAAAGTGTGAAAGCCGCGTCCGACATCCTTGCCCCGCTGGACGGCGAAATTGTCGAAGTAAACGAGGCACTTGCCGACAATCCCGCACTGGTGAACGAGGACCCGCTGGGCGACGGCTGGTTCTTTAAGATCAAGTCGGACGATTTGTCCAAGATGGACGAATACCTGGATGAAGCTGCCTACAAAGCGCTGGTGGAGTAA
- a CDS encoding LacI family transcriptional regulator, with amino-acid sequence MSKNDETIKTRPGDSASARGARKQPTLKTIAALTGLAVPTVSRALGGASDISATTRARVRAVADEIGYVPNRAGVRLRTGRTNVIALVLSTEHEVMNHTAKLISSVAAGLRETPFHLNITPYFGDEDPMKPIRYIVETRSADAVIFNQTRDEDPRVAYLRSVKFPFATHGRTKWSDEHAYYDYDNAAFGALGVQELAKRGRKNILLVAPPTDQRYGKDMVDGSRTAGREYGVKVDILSGASSDNAMQQTEAAIDAHIASGAPVDGLICGSNSASIAAMSAVERAGMVLGDSVDLFSKEAIPILKRIRPSILTVHEDVAETGRFLAKAAMSAVLSPNEPALQFLEVPSHSSLTDY; translated from the coding sequence ATGTCAAAGAATGATGAAACCATAAAAACTCGCCCCGGTGATTCGGCCTCAGCACGCGGCGCACGCAAGCAACCGACGCTGAAAACGATCGCTGCTTTGACCGGTCTTGCGGTGCCAACTGTCAGCCGTGCGCTAGGGGGCGCATCTGACATCAGTGCGACCACCCGCGCCCGAGTCCGCGCTGTCGCGGATGAAATCGGCTATGTCCCCAACCGGGCCGGTGTGCGCCTGCGCACCGGACGCACGAACGTTATCGCACTGGTGCTGTCGACCGAACACGAGGTGATGAACCACACCGCCAAACTGATTTCTTCGGTGGCAGCAGGCCTGCGCGAGACGCCGTTTCATCTGAACATCACGCCCTATTTCGGGGACGAAGACCCGATGAAACCGATCCGTTATATTGTCGAGACGCGCTCCGCGGATGCGGTCATCTTCAACCAAACGCGCGATGAAGACCCGCGTGTGGCCTATCTACGCAGCGTCAAGTTTCCCTTTGCCACCCATGGGCGCACCAAATGGTCCGATGAACACGCCTATTACGATTACGACAATGCAGCCTTTGGCGCCTTGGGTGTGCAAGAGCTGGCCAAACGTGGCCGCAAGAACATCCTGTTGGTCGCCCCGCCCACCGACCAGCGTTATGGGAAGGACATGGTCGATGGGTCCCGGACCGCCGGAAGGGAATATGGTGTCAAAGTTGATATCTTGTCCGGGGCTAGCAGCGACAATGCCATGCAGCAAACCGAAGCAGCCATTGATGCGCATATTGCCTCTGGCGCGCCAGTAGACGGGCTGATCTGCGGCTCAAACAGTGCCAGCATCGCGGCCATGTCCGCGGTCGAGCGGGCAGGCATGGTGCTGGGCGACAGCGTTGATCTTTTCAGTAAAGAAGCGATCCCGATCCTCAAGCGGATACGACCGTCTATCCTGACGGTCCATGAAGACGTGGCTGAAACCGGGCGTTTCCTGGCAAAGGCGGCCATGTCGGCGGTTCTGTCCCCCAATGAACCGGCCTTGCAGTTTCTGGAAGTTCCCTCGCACAGCTCTTTGACGGACTACTGA
- a CDS encoding carbohydrate ABC transporter permease — MADVTTNAASDPRGPRPKRAFTPTNIVIYGTLFVVCMYYLLPLYVMIVTSLKGMPEIRLGNIFAPPVEVTFEPWIKAWSEACTGVNCEGLSRGFSNSVWILIPSVIISIAIASVNGYALSMWRFKGSEVFFTILIFGAFIPYQVMIYPIVILLRESGEGLTTFLRMFNEDAAAIRLMGSLSGLVIVHTIFGMPILTLLFRNYFTSVPEELFKAARVDGAGFWGIYFRIMLPMSLPIFVVAMILQVTGIWNDFLFGVIYTKPETYPMTVQLNNIVNSVQGVKEYNVNMAATLLTGLVPLIIYFASGKLFVRGIAAGAVKG, encoded by the coding sequence ATGGCTGATGTGACCACGAACGCTGCCTCCGATCCTCGCGGTCCCCGGCCCAAGCGCGCCTTTACACCCACCAACATCGTCATCTACGGCACCTTGTTCGTGGTCTGCATGTACTACCTTCTGCCGCTCTATGTGATGATCGTGACATCGCTCAAGGGCATGCCCGAAATCCGCCTTGGCAATATTTTTGCCCCTCCGGTCGAGGTGACATTTGAACCCTGGATCAAAGCATGGTCAGAAGCCTGCACCGGCGTGAATTGCGAAGGCCTGTCGCGCGGTTTCAGCAACTCGGTCTGGATCTTGATCCCGTCGGTCATCATCTCGATCGCGATTGCGTCGGTGAACGGCTACGCGCTGTCGATGTGGCGCTTCAAGGGGTCCGAGGTCTTCTTTACCATCCTGATCTTTGGCGCCTTCATTCCCTATCAGGTGATGATCTATCCTATCGTGATCCTGCTGCGCGAAAGCGGCGAAGGATTGACGACGTTCCTGCGGATGTTCAACGAAGACGCCGCCGCTATTCGTTTGATGGGGTCTTTGTCAGGGCTGGTGATTGTTCATACGATCTTTGGGATGCCGATCCTGACGCTGCTTTTCCGGAACTACTTTACCTCTGTGCCAGAGGAACTGTTCAAAGCCGCCCGGGTCGATGGTGCCGGCTTCTGGGGTATCTATTTCCGGATCATGCTGCCAATGTCACTGCCGATCTTCGTGGTTGCAATGATCCTGCAGGTGACGGGCATCTGGAATGACTTCCTGTTTGGGGTGATCTACACCAAACCGGAAACCTACCCGATGACCGTACAGCTCAATAACATCGTGAACTCGGTGCAAGGGGTGAAGGAATACAACGTCAACATGGCGGCAACCCTTCTGACCGGCCTTGTCCCACTCATCATCTATTTTGCCTCCGGCAAGCTCTTCGTGCGTGGCATTGCAGCCGGCGCAGTCAAAGGTTGA